The Verrucomicrobiota bacterium genome has a segment encoding these proteins:
- a CDS encoding cytochrome c: MNTLHSFHRKGRLYATLTILLAVGGVTAQVKVGKTRPMKTAQWMKGVMKPHCTALKDGLNAGPSKDETWAELAVHAVLINEASYLLMEDGRCPDGVWANAAGKTLREGSAEVLKAIEAKDVAAAKTAFDQMTKACAACHDKHREKK, translated from the coding sequence ATGAACACACTCCATAGCTTCCATCGAAAAGGACGCCTCTACGCGACGTTGACAATCCTTCTGGCCGTCGGCGGGGTGACGGCTCAAGTCAAAGTGGGTAAGACGCGGCCGATGAAGACCGCCCAGTGGATGAAGGGCGTGATGAAACCGCATTGCACAGCCCTCAAGGATGGATTGAACGCCGGGCCCTCCAAGGATGAAACCTGGGCGGAACTGGCCGTGCACGCCGTCTTGATCAACGAAGCCAGCTATCTGCTGATGGAAGATGGCCGATGCCCGGATGGCGTCTGGGCCAACGCGGCGGGCAAGACGTTACGCGAAGGCAGCGCGGAAGTGTTGAAGGCCATCGAAGCCAAAGATGTCGCTGCGGCCAAGACCGCATTCGACCAAATGACGAAAGCATGCGCCGCCTGCCACGATAAACACCGGGAGAAGAAGTGA